From a single Pyxicephalus adspersus chromosome 11, UCB_Pads_2.0, whole genome shotgun sequence genomic region:
- the SMIM35 gene encoding small integral membrane protein 35 — protein MVDALGVVLGSSLTVMLGATALYIFIRWYQSGRCCYETSFVFNLYNIRQLKSMDLELAPPFTVSGSMHSHGSVHTYQYSQFQDSDV, from the exons ATGGTGGATGCTCTGGGTGTAGTGTTGGGCAGCAGCCTGACAGTGATGCTTGGAGCTACTgccctgtatatatttatacgcTGGTATCAAAGTGGACGTTGTTGTTATG agaCAAGCTTTGTCTTCAATTTATACAATATAAG GCAGCTAAAGTCAATGGACCTGGAGCTGGCACCTCCATTCACAGTCAGCGGTTCTATGCATTCTCACGGTTCCGTCCATACCTACCAATATTCTCAATTCCAAGACAGTGACGTGTAA